One genomic region from Natrinema caseinilyticum encodes:
- a CDS encoding O-acetylhomoserine aminocarboxypropyltransferase/cysteine synthase family protein gives MSDDASDGRDADRDECGFGTRSVHAGQSPDPETGAMAPPIYQTTSYVFEDADTAAARYALEDDGYIYSRIANPTVVTLEDRLASLEGGAGAVATGSGMAALDSAVLILAEAGDNVVCSTDTYGGTTAYFSKTATRRNIEPRFVPTIEYDEYEAAIDEDTAFVHVETIGNPSLVTPDFERVAEIAHDNGVPLVVDNTFATPALCRPLEHGADVVWESTTKWLHGSGTTVGGVLVDGGSFPWGEHGYDEIAGENHAYHDVDFSRDFPAAPFAATARYRSLRSLGNQQSPFDAWQTLQGLESLPLRVAKHCENASIVADYLDDHEDVAWVTHPGLEDHPTHDNAERYLEDYGGMIAFGLEGGFQAGKAFCENVELAQFLANIGDAKTLVIHPASTTHGQLTPDEREDAGVTADLIRMSVGIEDPADILADLERAIDVASKASREEGERR, from the coding sequence ATGAGCGACGACGCGAGCGACGGGCGCGACGCCGACCGCGACGAATGCGGGTTCGGTACGCGCAGCGTCCACGCCGGCCAATCACCCGATCCCGAGACCGGCGCGATGGCACCGCCGATCTACCAGACGACCTCGTACGTGTTCGAGGACGCCGACACGGCCGCCGCCCGCTACGCCCTCGAGGACGACGGCTACATCTACTCTCGCATCGCCAACCCGACGGTCGTGACCCTCGAGGACCGCCTCGCCTCGCTCGAGGGCGGAGCCGGTGCGGTCGCGACGGGAAGCGGCATGGCCGCGCTGGATTCCGCGGTGTTGATTCTCGCGGAGGCGGGCGACAACGTGGTCTGCTCGACCGACACCTACGGCGGGACGACCGCGTACTTCTCGAAGACCGCGACCCGGCGGAATATCGAACCCCGGTTCGTCCCCACCATCGAGTACGACGAGTACGAGGCCGCGATCGACGAGGACACGGCCTTCGTCCACGTCGAAACGATCGGCAACCCGTCGCTGGTCACGCCCGACTTCGAGCGCGTCGCCGAGATCGCCCACGACAACGGCGTCCCGCTCGTGGTCGACAACACGTTCGCGACGCCCGCCCTCTGTCGCCCGCTCGAGCACGGGGCCGACGTCGTCTGGGAGTCGACGACGAAGTGGCTCCACGGCTCCGGGACGACCGTCGGCGGGGTCCTCGTCGACGGCGGCTCGTTCCCCTGGGGCGAGCACGGCTACGACGAGATCGCGGGCGAAAACCACGCCTACCACGACGTCGACTTCTCGCGGGACTTTCCGGCGGCCCCCTTCGCCGCGACGGCACGGTACCGTTCGCTGCGCAGCCTCGGCAACCAGCAGTCACCGTTCGACGCCTGGCAGACCCTCCAGGGCCTCGAGTCGTTACCCCTCCGCGTCGCGAAACACTGCGAAAACGCGTCGATCGTCGCGGACTACCTCGACGACCACGAGGACGTCGCCTGGGTCACGCATCCGGGGCTCGAAGACCACCCGACCCACGACAACGCCGAGCGGTACCTCGAAGATTACGGCGGAATGATCGCGTTCGGGCTGGAGGGCGGATTTCAGGCGGGCAAGGCCTTTTGCGAGAACGTCGAACTCGCCCAGTTCCTCGCGAACATCGGCGACGCGAAGACGCTGGTGATCCACCCCGCCAGCACGACTCACGGCCAGCTCACCCCCGACGAACGGGAGGACGCGGGCGTCACCGCCGACCTGATTCGGATGTCGGTCGGGATCGAAGACCCGGCGGACATCCTGGCGGACCTCGAAAGAGCCATCGACGTCGCGTCGAAAGCCTCTCGAGAGGAAGGTGAGCGACGATGA
- the metX gene encoding homoserine O-acetyltransferase MetX, protein MTTKETIDLGEFRFESGESIPNLEVGYETYGEFTGDNAVLVCHALTGSAHVARRPDAGGETAGQARAWWGDVVGPGKAIDTTEYYVVCANAPGSCYGTTGPASENPETGEPYGTDFPPVTVGDWTRAQRELLDALGVGRIHAVVGGSVGGMNVLDWLRRFPDDVERACAVAAAARLDAQCLALDTVARRAITSDPNWNGGHYYGGEPPEAGLARARQIGHIMYLSKASMARKFGRRSAGRETVREEPPDAAAAFFPYREVESYLDYQADKFTDRFDANSYLYMTRAMDDFDLSAGYESDADALAAFEGELLVLSFTGDWHFTVEQAEALADARRETGVDVSHHVIESDHGHDAFLVEPEKVGPPLSDLLEDGLAGRAITDTRQESDNSGDFAPVHTSLFSE, encoded by the coding sequence ATGACGACGAAAGAGACGATCGACCTCGGTGAGTTCCGATTCGAATCCGGGGAGTCGATCCCGAACCTCGAAGTGGGCTACGAGACCTACGGCGAGTTTACGGGCGACAACGCGGTGCTGGTCTGTCACGCGCTGACCGGCAGCGCCCACGTCGCCCGTCGGCCGGACGCGGGCGGCGAGACGGCGGGGCAGGCCCGGGCCTGGTGGGGCGACGTCGTCGGGCCCGGGAAAGCGATCGATACGACGGAGTACTACGTGGTCTGTGCGAACGCGCCCGGTTCCTGTTACGGGACGACCGGCCCCGCGAGCGAGAACCCGGAGACGGGCGAGCCCTACGGCACCGACTTCCCGCCGGTCACGGTCGGAGACTGGACGCGAGCCCAACGCGAGTTGCTGGACGCACTCGGCGTCGGTCGAATCCACGCCGTCGTCGGCGGCAGCGTCGGCGGTATGAACGTCCTCGACTGGCTGCGACGGTTCCCGGACGACGTCGAACGCGCCTGTGCGGTGGCCGCGGCCGCCCGACTCGACGCGCAGTGTCTGGCGCTCGACACCGTCGCCCGGCGGGCGATCACGTCCGATCCGAACTGGAACGGCGGCCACTACTACGGCGGCGAGCCACCCGAGGCCGGACTGGCTCGAGCCCGACAGATCGGCCACATCATGTACCTCTCGAAGGCCTCGATGGCCCGCAAGTTCGGCCGCCGCTCGGCGGGCCGGGAGACGGTCCGCGAAGAGCCGCCGGACGCGGCGGCCGCCTTCTTCCCCTACCGCGAGGTCGAGTCGTATCTCGATTATCAGGCCGACAAGTTCACCGACCGGTTCGACGCGAACAGCTATCTCTACATGACGCGCGCGATGGACGACTTCGACCTGTCGGCGGGCTACGAGTCCGACGCCGACGCGCTGGCCGCGTTCGAGGGGGAACTCCTGGTCCTCTCGTTTACCGGGGACTGGCACTTCACCGTCGAACAGGCGGAAGCGCTGGCCGACGCCCGTCGCGAAACGGGCGTCGACGTCTCCCACCACGTGATCGAGTCCGACCACGGTCACGACGCCTTCCTCGTCGAGCCGGAGAAGGTCGGTCCGCCGCTTTCGGACCTGCTCGAGGATGGACTCGCCGGCCGTGCGATTACCGATACGAGACAGGAATCCGATAATTCCGGGGACTTCGCCCCGGTTCACACGAGCCTATTTTCCGAGTGA
- the serB gene encoding phosphoserine phosphatase SerB yields MTVVAFDFDGTLSDSEMTVLLGDRRDVAADMADITERAMNDEIGYAESLRKRAALLEGLPRAEAEAAFDEVVLREGAADLIAELNAAGVTTAILTGGFERGVAAALEREDVSVDHIVSNRLPMRADELTGAVEGPLIEGTKDDALADLADDVGVDVAETIAVGDGANDLPMLQVAGLAIGFEPKPAVEPHCDVVVTSMAEARETLLEETAVLER; encoded by the coding sequence ATGACAGTCGTCGCCTTCGACTTCGACGGGACGCTTTCCGACTCCGAGATGACCGTACTGCTCGGCGATCGCCGCGACGTCGCCGCGGACATGGCGGACATCACCGAGCGTGCAATGAACGACGAGATAGGCTACGCGGAAAGCCTCCGCAAACGCGCGGCCCTGCTCGAAGGTCTTCCCCGGGCCGAGGCCGAGGCCGCATTCGACGAAGTCGTCCTTCGGGAGGGGGCCGCCGACCTCATCGCGGAATTGAACGCCGCCGGCGTCACGACCGCCATTCTTACGGGGGGCTTCGAACGCGGCGTCGCGGCCGCCCTCGAGCGAGAGGACGTCTCGGTCGACCACATCGTTTCGAACCGACTCCCGATGCGGGCGGATGAACTCACCGGCGCGGTCGAGGGCCCGCTGATCGAAGGCACCAAAGACGACGCGCTCGCGGATCTCGCCGACGACGTCGGCGTCGACGTAGCAGAGACCATCGCCGTCGGAGACGGCGCGAACGACCTGCCGATGCTCCAGGTCGCCGGACTCGCGATCGGTTTCGAGCCCAAACCGGCGGTCGAACCCCACTGTGACGTCGTCGTCACGTCGATGGCCGAGGCCCGCGAGACGTTACTCGAGGAAACCGCCGTACTCGAGCGCTGA
- the serA gene encoding phosphoglycerate dehydrogenase has protein sequence MKVLVTDPIADAGLDVLRDAGHEVETNYDVDGDDLLEAISDANGLIVRSGTEVTDEVLEAADELVIVGRAGIGVDNIDIDAATDHGVIVANAPEGNVRAAAEHTVGMTFAAARSIPQAHIRLKNGEWAKSDYLGAELDSKTLGVVGLGRVGQEVAKKLDSLGMDIVAYDPYISEERAQRIGAELVDIETCLERADFLTVHTPLTPETEGLISTDELELLGDGYLINCARGGVVDEDALAAKVEDGTVAGAALDVFAEEPLSPDSPLLEHDDIIVTPHLGASTEAAQENVATSTAAQVNAALTGEPVANALNAPSIDESAFPRVEPYIELAETAGKVATQLLHGRIEDVEVTYEGDIAGEDVEFVTASALKGVFEPLEWQVNAVNAPQIAEDRGVDVTESKTRQAEDFQSLITVTVSNDDDQVSVDGTLFAGDDPRIVRIDGYRVDAIPHGRMVITRNTDEPGVIGLIGTVMGNHGVNIAGMFNAREAIGGEALTVYNVDNDVPAEAKAELEDDSRIIGVSDITLNGQ, from the coding sequence ATGAAGGTTCTCGTCACGGACCCGATCGCAGACGCGGGTCTGGACGTACTCAGAGACGCCGGCCACGAGGTCGAAACGAACTACGACGTCGACGGTGACGACCTCCTCGAGGCGATCTCGGACGCCAACGGATTGATCGTTCGGTCCGGCACCGAGGTCACGGACGAGGTCCTCGAAGCCGCCGACGAGCTGGTCATCGTCGGTCGGGCGGGTATCGGCGTCGACAACATCGACATCGACGCGGCGACGGACCACGGGGTCATCGTCGCCAACGCTCCGGAAGGCAACGTCCGTGCCGCCGCCGAACACACCGTCGGGATGACGTTCGCGGCCGCTCGTTCGATCCCGCAGGCTCACATCCGCCTGAAGAACGGCGAGTGGGCCAAAAGCGACTACCTCGGCGCCGAACTCGACAGTAAGACGCTCGGCGTCGTCGGCCTGGGCCGCGTCGGCCAGGAAGTGGCGAAGAAACTCGACTCCCTCGGGATGGATATCGTCGCCTACGACCCCTACATCAGCGAAGAGCGGGCCCAGCGTATCGGGGCAGAACTCGTCGACATCGAGACGTGCCTCGAGCGGGCCGACTTCCTGACCGTTCACACCCCGCTCACGCCGGAGACGGAAGGGCTGATCAGCACGGACGAACTCGAACTGCTCGGAGACGGCTACCTGATCAACTGCGCTCGCGGCGGCGTCGTCGACGAGGACGCGCTGGCCGCCAAAGTCGAAGACGGAACGGTGGCCGGCGCGGCGCTGGACGTCTTCGCCGAGGAACCGCTCTCGCCGGACTCGCCGCTGCTCGAGCACGACGATATCATCGTCACGCCCCACCTCGGGGCGTCGACGGAAGCCGCCCAGGAGAACGTCGCCACCTCGACCGCCGCGCAGGTCAACGCGGCGCTCACCGGCGAACCCGTCGCAAACGCCTTGAACGCGCCCTCGATCGACGAGAGCGCGTTCCCCCGCGTCGAGCCCTACATCGAACTCGCGGAGACAGCCGGGAAAGTCGCGACCCAGTTGCTCCACGGCCGCATCGAGGACGTCGAAGTCACCTACGAGGGAGACATCGCCGGCGAGGACGTCGAGTTCGTCACCGCGTCGGCGCTCAAGGGCGTCTTCGAACCCCTCGAGTGGCAGGTCAACGCCGTCAACGCACCGCAGATCGCCGAGGACCGCGGCGTCGACGTCACCGAATCCAAGACCCGTCAGGCCGAGGACTTCCAGAGCCTGATCACCGTCACCGTCAGCAACGACGACGATCAGGTGTCGGTCGACGGCACCCTGTTCGCCGGCGACGATCCGCGGATCGTCCGCATCGACGGCTACCGGGTCGACGCCATCCCGCACGGCCGAATGGTCATCACGCGAAACACCGACGAACCCGGCGTCATCGGCCTGATCGGCACGGTCATGGGCAACCACGGCGTCAACATCGCCGGCATGTTCAACGCCCGCGAGGCCATCGGCGGCGAAGCCCTGACCGTCTACAACGTCGACAACGACGTCCCCGCCGAAGCGAAAGCCGAACTCGAGGACGACTCGCGGATCATCGGTGTCAGCGACATCACGCTGAACGGCCAGTAA
- a CDS encoding PIN domain-containing protein, translating to MSDRYVFDTEAIIAYLYGEPGHDFVAEVLTAVFAGDADGFLAELNASEVFSLVARFEGTNAEVSTPDSFRIADRDLRAIERQGLAVASADWRLTGTVKADGHVSLADAAAVALASERDATLLVGGDDDFDDLPLEVSCERFRDHGV from the coding sequence ATGAGCGACCGCTACGTGTTCGACACCGAAGCGATCATCGCGTATCTCTACGGCGAACCCGGTCACGACTTCGTTGCGGAGGTCCTCACTGCCGTTTTTGCCGGGGACGCTGATGGCTTTCTCGCGGAACTGAACGCCAGCGAAGTATTCTCTCTCGTCGCTCGTTTCGAAGGGACGAACGCGGAGGTCTCGACCCCCGACTCGTTTCGAATTGCTGACCGGGACCTCCGCGCGATAGAACGACAGGGGCTCGCCGTTGCGTCTGCCGACTGGCGACTCACCGGAACGGTCAAAGCCGACGGCCACGTTTCGCTGGCCGATGCGGCCGCCGTCGCGCTCGCATCCGAACGAGACGCCACGCTCCTCGTCGGGGGCGACGACGATTTCGACGATCTCCCGCTCGAGGTGTCCTGCGAGCGATTTCGCGATCACGGCGTGTAG
- a CDS encoding AbrB/MazE/SpoVT family DNA-binding domain-containing protein codes for MSSSTNKPRVVRVSQKGQATIPKALREKFGIETPGEVFVYEEDERIVIEPVPSPDELHGIHAGEHEPGSVTRRVRELREADHHREDGSLDRLRPASDE; via the coding sequence ATGAGTAGTAGTACGAACAAGCCTCGAGTCGTACGCGTTTCTCAGAAGGGACAGGCGACGATCCCGAAAGCACTACGGGAAAAGTTCGGCATCGAGACGCCGGGAGAGGTGTTCGTGTACGAGGAGGACGAGCGGATCGTTATCGAGCCCGTTCCATCGCCCGACGAACTCCACGGAATCCACGCCGGCGAACACGAACCGGGGTCCGTCACCAGACGGGTTCGCGAACTCAGAGAGGCCGACCACCATCGCGAAGATGGGTCGCTCGATCGACTCCGCCCGGCGTCTGACGAATGA
- the hisI gene encoding phosphoribosyl-AMP cyclohydrolase gives MDDDVSVDFGEDGLVPAVAQDADTGEVLMLAYVSPEALERTRETGRAHYYSRSRDELWEKGATSGHVQAVEEVRVDCDADTLLYLVDQEGGACHTGHRSCFYRTIDGEIVGDEVFDPNAVYE, from the coding sequence ATGGACGACGACGTTTCGGTCGACTTCGGCGAGGACGGACTCGTCCCCGCCGTGGCACAGGACGCCGATACCGGCGAGGTGTTGATGCTGGCGTACGTCTCTCCGGAGGCCCTCGAGCGAACGCGCGAGACGGGACGGGCCCACTACTACTCCCGGAGTCGGGACGAACTCTGGGAGAAAGGCGCGACGAGCGGCCACGTCCAGGCGGTCGAGGAGGTCCGAGTCGACTGCGACGCCGACACGCTCCTCTATCTGGTCGACCAGGAGGGCGGGGCGTGTCACACCGGCCACCGGTCGTGTTTCTACCGGACGATCGACGGAGAAATCGTCGGCGACGAAGTGTTCGACCCGAACGCCGTCTACGAATAG
- a CDS encoding DUF7118 family protein: MSDRAHPTDVGSDSGAETDGTPTPLESLEAARRRLETAKRRIEDHGDGSVEEAASAYRDATRLLEEYVDRATGTGRENFQAYVELEGRFETLVSNLSDDLVEYEAFEDALDAIDKRRLSESDFDRAREALEPAARCADLLDERDAAREDLADARKAANKRLRTIADEISERERLLELANADLDAPVERLREPVETYNDAIRDAFQSYRLEASAREVFDLLERSRWYPFVTYELPPDDLERYVRTNSAGEYTIPELLEYAEYSRSKLSHYVDSADELKRNVATQRTFLDGIGPEPLTIDWPPEPAGALRCRAREYRPFVERVADEDTVAALRDVRLLTADPEYDRLQTAAQAIDQLTPAERERLTDGRVEAELEELRTERARLEDALAVEDPI, from the coding sequence ATGAGCGATCGTGCCCACCCGACGGACGTCGGCTCCGACAGCGGGGCCGAGACCGACGGGACTCCCACCCCGCTCGAATCACTCGAGGCCGCACGACGGCGCCTCGAGACGGCCAAACGGCGGATCGAGGATCACGGCGACGGGTCGGTCGAGGAAGCCGCCAGCGCCTACCGCGACGCGACGAGGCTGTTAGAGGAGTACGTCGACCGCGCGACCGGGACCGGCCGAGAGAACTTCCAGGCCTACGTCGAACTCGAGGGACGGTTCGAAACGCTCGTCTCGAACCTGTCCGACGACCTCGTCGAGTACGAGGCGTTCGAAGACGCGCTGGACGCGATCGACAAGCGCCGGCTCAGCGAGTCCGACTTCGACCGAGCCCGCGAGGCCCTCGAGCCCGCGGCACGGTGTGCGGACCTGCTCGACGAACGCGACGCCGCTCGCGAGGACCTGGCGGACGCACGGAAAGCCGCGAACAAGCGCCTCCGGACGATAGCGGACGAAATCTCCGAGCGCGAGCGGCTGCTCGAACTCGCGAACGCCGACCTCGACGCGCCGGTCGAACGCCTTCGAGAACCCGTCGAAACCTACAACGACGCGATCCGCGACGCGTTCCAATCGTACCGGCTCGAGGCCTCCGCACGTGAGGTGTTCGACCTGCTCGAGCGGAGCCGATGGTACCCGTTCGTGACCTACGAACTGCCGCCGGACGACCTCGAACGGTACGTCCGGACCAATTCGGCGGGCGAATACACGATCCCGGAACTGCTCGAGTACGCCGAGTACTCCCGATCGAAGCTCTCCCACTACGTGGACAGCGCGGACGAACTCAAGCGCAACGTCGCGACCCAGCGGACGTTTCTCGACGGCATCGGCCCCGAGCCGCTGACGATCGACTGGCCGCCGGAACCCGCCGGCGCGCTCCGCTGCCGGGCGCGGGAGTATCGCCCGTTCGTCGAGCGCGTCGCCGACGAGGACACCGTCGCGGCGCTGCGCGACGTTCGATTGCTCACCGCCGACCCCGAGTACGACCGCCTGCAGACAGCAGCACAGGCCATCGATCAACTTACGCCCGCCGAACGCGAGCGATTGACAGACGGCCGCGTCGAAGCCGAACTCGAGGAATTACGGACGGAGCGCGCGCGACTCGAAGACGCGCTCGCGGTCGAGGACCCGATCTGA
- a CDS encoding amino acid ABC transporter substrate-binding protein translates to MTPTITDDPDRRANRRRFLKAAGASGVPGLVGCLASGMDEPPTETEILDSVNDDRERSPAGSTITLGGSMSLSGENSDLGVLYRDAYELTIDRINEAGGVDAGDGTTYALDVVLRDDESDPSRSEAIYRNLVAEEDIDYLLGPYASSVTLPASEVAAEAQRPMVAGGGASQEIYGRGNEWIVSLLPLADTYSNSGIDMAMAQSEPPSSAAVLAGTDLFSRSSTEGARRKLRSAGIDIVVDETFSSETSDLSALLERVQESDADVLVLNAHEEYAIVAAEGMARQNVDVDMAMATVGSLTDSFKERTGPNGDYWYGPSPWATTVDYEDAVFGSTSEFISAVESEYGYDPDYHSAAGSAVVQTFQRAFTRVDELRPEAVRDAVRTVQFECLYGPIQFGDDGVIPRDMVLYQWQPDAGKRIVWPEGVSESDPIYPTPNWNER, encoded by the coding sequence ATGACACCGACGATTACAGACGACCCGGACCGACGCGCCAACCGTCGCCGGTTCCTGAAAGCGGCCGGAGCGTCCGGTGTGCCCGGCCTTGTGGGCTGTCTCGCGAGCGGAATGGATGAACCTCCCACGGAGACGGAAATCCTCGACAGTGTGAACGATGACAGGGAACGGTCGCCCGCCGGAAGCACGATCACGCTCGGCGGTTCGATGAGTCTCTCCGGTGAAAATTCCGACCTCGGCGTGTTGTACCGGGACGCGTACGAGTTGACTATCGACCGCATCAACGAGGCTGGTGGCGTCGACGCGGGCGACGGAACCACCTACGCGCTGGACGTGGTCCTGCGGGACGACGAGAGCGATCCCTCGAGGAGCGAGGCGATCTACCGGAACCTCGTTGCCGAGGAGGACATCGACTACCTCCTGGGGCCGTACGCGAGTTCGGTGACGTTACCGGCGAGCGAGGTTGCGGCGGAGGCCCAACGACCGATGGTCGCGGGCGGCGGCGCGAGTCAGGAGATATACGGCCGGGGAAACGAGTGGATCGTCAGCTTGCTACCGCTCGCGGACACGTACTCCAATTCGGGTATCGACATGGCGATGGCGCAGTCGGAGCCGCCGTCGTCAGCGGCAGTTCTGGCCGGAACCGATCTCTTCAGCCGGAGCAGTACGGAGGGTGCCCGCCGGAAGCTCCGGTCGGCGGGGATCGACATCGTCGTCGACGAAACGTTCTCCAGCGAAACGTCTGACCTCTCGGCGCTCCTCGAGCGGGTTCAGGAGAGCGACGCGGACGTCCTCGTCTTGAACGCACACGAGGAGTACGCGATCGTCGCGGCGGAGGGGATGGCGCGTCAGAACGTCGACGTCGACATGGCGATGGCCACGGTCGGGTCCCTCACCGATTCCTTCAAGGAGCGGACGGGGCCGAACGGGGATTACTGGTACGGGCCGTCGCCGTGGGCGACCACCGTCGATTACGAGGACGCCGTCTTCGGGTCGACGAGCGAGTTCATCTCGGCCGTCGAAAGCGAGTACGGATACGACCCCGACTATCACAGTGCGGCCGGAAGCGCCGTCGTCCAGACGTTCCAGCGCGCGTTCACTCGGGTCGACGAGCTGAGACCGGAGGCCGTGCGCGACGCCGTTCGAACCGTCCAGTTCGAATGTCTCTACGGCCCGATCCAGTTCGGCGACGACGGCGTCATTCCGCGGGATATGGTCCTTTACCAGTGGCAACCGGACGCGGGCAAACGGATCGTCTGGCCGGAGGGGGTCAGCGAGTCTGACCCCATCTATCCGACGCCGAACTGGAACGAACGGTAG
- a CDS encoding 2Fe-2S iron-sulfur cluster-binding protein: MPTVEFEGETIEADTGDNLRRTLLDAGLSPHNGAAQYTNCHGNGICGTCAVEIVSGEIDEPTGQERRRLKLPPHSLESGLRLSCQLQVEDDLVVRKHPGYWGQKIDGDDS, encoded by the coding sequence ATGCCCACAGTCGAATTCGAGGGTGAAACGATCGAAGCCGATACCGGTGACAACCTCCGTCGAACGCTTCTCGACGCCGGGCTCTCGCCTCACAACGGGGCGGCTCAGTACACGAACTGCCACGGGAACGGAATCTGCGGCACGTGCGCCGTCGAAATCGTGTCGGGCGAGATCGACGAACCGACGGGTCAGGAGCGCCGCCGTCTCAAACTCCCACCGCACAGTCTCGAGTCCGGACTCCGGCTCTCCTGTCAGCTCCAGGTCGAGGACGACCTCGTCGTTCGGAAGCACCCGGGCTACTGGGGCCAGAAAATCGACGGCGACGATTCGTGA
- a CDS encoding AbrB/MazE/SpoVT family DNA-binding domain-containing protein, translating into MGRTSLEGNHREKFTLTVDVRGRVTLPKEVRNRLGIEPNDEILATLVGSVLELDPKPSSKLATATAGRDDWENTTPTDAGETLFGPMDR; encoded by the coding sequence ATGGGACGAACGTCGCTCGAAGGGAACCACAGAGAGAAATTCACCCTCACGGTGGATGTGAGAGGGCGGGTGACCCTCCCGAAAGAGGTTCGGAACCGATTGGGAATCGAACCGAACGATGAGATTCTCGCGACCCTCGTCGGGTCCGTTCTCGAACTCGACCCGAAACCGAGTTCGAAACTGGCGACAGCGACGGCAGGTCGAGATGACTGGGAGAATACGACACCGACCGATGCCGGAGAAACGCTCTTCGGGCCGATGGATCGATAA
- a CDS encoding redoxin domain-containing protein, with translation MVSTGDSAPTFTATYKGSDHEPFDLENHLGDGPVVLAFFPGAFTPPCTNEMVALQDNHERFADADATVFGVSADSPFSQGAFASEYDLEFDLVSDMDGDTIEAYDLSVDIPDLGLYGAANRAVYVLDEEGTVTYTWEADDPTNEPDYDELSEAVRDA, from the coding sequence ATGGTTTCGACAGGCGACAGCGCACCGACGTTCACGGCGACGTACAAGGGCAGCGACCACGAGCCGTTCGACCTCGAGAACCACCTCGGCGACGGCCCGGTCGTGCTCGCGTTCTTTCCGGGGGCGTTCACGCCGCCCTGTACGAACGAGATGGTCGCCCTGCAGGACAATCACGAGCGGTTCGCGGACGCCGATGCGACCGTCTTCGGCGTCAGCGCCGACTCGCCGTTTTCCCAGGGGGCGTTCGCGTCCGAGTACGACCTCGAGTTCGACCTCGTCAGCGACATGGACGGCGACACGATCGAGGCGTACGATCTCTCGGTCGACATCCCCGACCTGGGCCTGTACGGGGCCGCCAACAGGGCGGTGTACGTCCTCGACGAGGAGGGGACCGTGACGTACACGTGGGAAGCCGACGACCCGACGAACGAACCGGACTACGACGAACTGAGCGAGGCCGTCCGGGACGCCTGA
- a CDS encoding DUF1059 domain-containing protein: MASAHKLDCESVSDTCRFIIQSEDEEEAVELAQKHMKEVHGQEYSGDELRQEHLQVV, from the coding sequence ATGGCAAGCGCTCACAAACTCGATTGTGAATCGGTATCGGATACGTGCCGTTTCATCATCCAATCGGAAGACGAGGAAGAAGCGGTCGAGTTGGCTCAGAAACACATGAAGGAGGTTCACGGCCAGGAGTACTCGGGCGACGAACTTCGGCAGGAACATCTGCAAGTCGTCTAG